GGACTGGAACACACAGGCCATAGTGTTTTACGAAAAGTCGGGCGCGCAGGTGCTGGCGGATTGGCGGGTAGTGCATATGGACGGGGCTGGAATAGACCGCTTTTTGGATCAATAATAAATCCCTACAAAGAAATACGTTTTCCGTGTTTCAGCGTGGTTAACATATACCTTATGAGAATATTCAAATTTGGCGGCGCTTCGGTAAAAGATGCTGCAGGCATTCGGAATGTATATAACGTGCTGCAGCAGGTCGGTTATGAAGATGTGTTGCTCGTCGTATCCGCGATGGGTAAGACCACCAACGCGCTCGAATTGGTCATCAGGAATTACTTTGACAAATCGAAAGAGCTCCAGGCTTCAGTGCAGGAAGTGCGCAAATACCACAACCAGATCCTGCTGGATTTGTTCCATGATGAAAAACATGCGGTTTTTACCGATGTCAACCGGCTGTTTGCCGATCTGGAGACTTTCCTTTCACAGAACAAATCCCCGAATTACAATTTCGTTTACGACCAGGTAGTGAGTATGGGGGAACTGATTTCGACGACAATCCTGGCACACTACATGAATAATTCGGGCATAAACACCCACTGGATTGACGTGCGTCACTTCATCAAGACCGACAACACCTATCGCGACGCCAATGTCGACTGGGAACAGACGCAGAAAAATATTTCCAGGAATGTAAAGCGCAGGATGCTCAATGTTACGCAGGGTTTCCTGGGTTCGGATGAGAACAATTTCACGACCACTTTAGGCCGCGAGGGCTCTGATTATACCGCAGCGATTTTTGCGTATTGCCTCAATGCCGAGAGCGTCACGATCTGGAAAGATGTACCGGGCGTGATGAACGCTGATCCGCGGTATTTTGAAAATGCAACTTTGCTGAACCAGATTTCCTACCGGGAAGCCATTGAGCTTGCATTCTACGGTGCGACGGTCATCCATCCCAAGACATTGCAGCCATTGCAGCGCAAGGAAATACCGTTGTATGTAAAATCGTTTCTCAATCCCGGATTACCCGGAACGCGCGTGTCGAAGGGTATGGACCTTGATCCGAACCTGCCGTGTTTTATCGTGAAGAAGGAGCAATTGCTGATCTCGCTCTCCTCCATTGATTTTTCGTTTATCATGGAGGAAAACATCAGCGAG
The nucleotide sequence above comes from Flavobacterium magnum. Encoded proteins:
- a CDS encoding aspartate kinase, translated to MRIFKFGGASVKDAAGIRNVYNVLQQVGYEDVLLVVSAMGKTTNALELVIRNYFDKSKELQASVQEVRKYHNQILLDLFHDEKHAVFTDVNRLFADLETFLSQNKSPNYNFVYDQVVSMGELISTTILAHYMNNSGINTHWIDVRHFIKTDNTYRDANVDWEQTQKNISRNVKRRMLNVTQGFLGSDENNFTTTLGREGSDYTAAIFAYCLNAESVTIWKDVPGVMNADPRYFENATLLNQISYREAIELAFYGATVIHPKTLQPLQRKEIPLYVKSFLNPGLPGTRVSKGMDLDPNLPCFIVKKEQLLISLSSIDFSFIMEENISEIFSLLHQYKMKVSLIQNSAISFSVCIEDKFGNFNELKNVLSKKFKVAYNENVSLYTIRHFDEKAAKIVEKNKQVLLRQMSRETLQLVTKDAGALAG